GCTCGGCGCCGCGGCCGGTGCGCTCACCGCGGGCCGGTTGGCCGACCGGATCGGCCGCCTCGCGGTGATGAAGTTGGCCGCGGTGCTGTTCCTGCTCAGCGCGATCGGTGCAGGGTTGGCGGTCAACGTCTGGCTGATCATCCTGTTCCGCGTCATCGGTGGCATCGGTGTCGGCGTGGCGTCGGTGATCGCGCCGACCTACATCGCCGAGACCTCACCCGCCCACATTCGCGGCAGGCTGGGTTCACTGCAGCAGTTGGCGATCGTGTCGGGCATCTTCATCTCGCTGGCCATCGACTGGCTGCTGGCCCACTTGGCGGGTGGGTCCGACAAAGAACTGTGGCTGGGCCTGGAGGCCTGGCGGTGGATGTTCCTGGTGATGGCCGTACCCGCGATCGTCTACGGCCTGCTGTCCTTCACCATTCCCGAATCGCCGCGTTATCTCGTTGCCACACACCGTGTTCCGGAAGCCAGGCGCGTGCTGACCATGCTGCTCGGAGAGAAGAACCTCGAGATCACCATCAACCGCATCCAGCAGACGCTGCAGTCGGAGAAACCCCCGTCGTGGCGTGATCTCGGGAGACCGGGTGGCGGTCTCTACGGGATCGTCTGGGTCGGCCTCGGGTTGTCGATCTTCCAGCAGTTCGTCGGCATCAACGTGATCTTCTACTACAGCAACGTGTTGTGGGAGGCCGTCGGCTTCGACGAGAGTTCGTCGTTCACGATCACGGTGATCACGTCGGTGGTCAACATCGCCACGACGCTGATCGCGATCGCGCTGATCGACAAGGTCGGTCGCAGGCCCCTGCTGCTGGTCGGTTCGGCCGGCATGGCCGTGACCCTGGCGACGATGGCGATCATCTTCGGCACGGCTCCCCAGGTGGACGGTCAGCCGCAGCTCGACGGGGCCGCCGGACCCATCGCGCTGGTCGCCGCGAACCTGTTCGTCGTCGCCTTCGGCATGTCGTGGGGCCCGGTGGTGTGGGTGCTGCTGGGTGAGATGTTCCCGAACCGGATCCGCGCGGCGGCGCTCGGCCTGGCGGCCGCCGGCCAGTGGGTGGCGAACTTCCTGATCACCGTCACCTTCCCGGGTCTGCGCGAAGTGCTCGGCGTCGCGTACGGCTTCTACGCGCTGTGCGCCATCCTGTCGCTGGTGTTCGTGTGGCGTTTCGTGCGTGAGACCAAGGGGGTCGCGCTGGAGGACATGCACGCCGAACTGCTGCACGACGACGGCCACGACACGAGCCGGGAGGAGCCCACCGTCACCTGACGCGGGCCTGATCGACGGGCATGAAAGAATGAACGCCCGTGAAGACCTTCGAGGAGCTGTTTGCCGAACTGGGCGAACGCGCCCGCACCCGGCCCGCAGGCAGTGGCACCGTGGCCGCGCTGGACGCCGGGGTGCACACGATCGGCAAGAAGATCCTCGAGGAGGCCGGCGAAGTCTGGCTGGCCGCCGAGCACGAGTCCGACGACGCGTTGGCCGAGGAGGTCAGCCAGCTGCTGTACTGGGCACAGGTGCTG
The DNA window shown above is from Mycolicibacterium confluentis and carries:
- a CDS encoding sugar porter family MFS transporter, which translates into the protein MSHGPIGGSSDHDPFVGAEQYSSGRSAVRIASAAALGGLLFGYDSAVINGAVSAIQKHFDISNFMLGVAVASALLGAAAGALTAGRLADRIGRLAVMKLAAVLFLLSAIGAGLAVNVWLIILFRVIGGIGVGVASVIAPTYIAETSPAHIRGRLGSLQQLAIVSGIFISLAIDWLLAHLAGGSDKELWLGLEAWRWMFLVMAVPAIVYGLLSFTIPESPRYLVATHRVPEARRVLTMLLGEKNLEITINRIQQTLQSEKPPSWRDLGRPGGGLYGIVWVGLGLSIFQQFVGINVIFYYSNVLWEAVGFDESSSFTITVITSVVNIATTLIAIALIDKVGRRPLLLVGSAGMAVTLATMAIIFGTAPQVDGQPQLDGAAGPIALVAANLFVVAFGMSWGPVVWVLLGEMFPNRIRAAALGLAAAGQWVANFLITVTFPGLREVLGVAYGFYALCAILSLVFVWRFVRETKGVALEDMHAELLHDDGHDTSREEPTVT
- a CDS encoding phosphoribosyl-ATP diphosphatase, whose protein sequence is MKTFEELFAELGERARTRPAGSGTVAALDAGVHTIGKKILEEAGEVWLAAEHESDDALAEEVSQLLYWAQVLLLARGLTLDDVYRKL